ATGTAGTTATATCTATGCAATTCATGAGAACATAAAATCAATCAAATGTATACACATGAAGAAGAGAAAGGAGGGAAAATCTAATAAGAACATACATAAAGTAAACTAGCATCTGATGTAGCCAAATTTATGATTTTTCCAGTTGGGAAATTTCTGCGGCCCTCATGTGTGAGTCGCAATGATTTCCTAACTATACCAGccatctaaaaaaaattagaaagcaTCAGAAAATCTACGAAATCGAGAGAGAAACTTAATTCACAATGTTAACATAATAAACCAGAGAAGTTTACCAAAGTTGATTTCAGGCGAAGACCAACACGCTGGACATTATGGAAATATCGAGATTGATTCACCACCCCTAATGACTGAGCAAATATGCTTATAAGTCAAAACAAGAAACATTAAACAGCTGAATTGAATTCATTAATATGATACTTTGGACCACTGTAAAAATCAGTACAAGTTCTAGTATATGACTAGGAACACTTAAAAGTAAAATTCAAAGAACACATATCCTTCACTATGCAAAACTTAGAATTTTCCTAGTGTATTTTATGACAGAATATTTATCCTCAATTCATCACATACAATAAAAGTTACACCCATAATTGGCTACTAAAATGAATTCCTTACATTCTCACTTAGTCTCAACCCAACTTTGGATTTTAGCTTATTAGATAATCAATAATCTCCTGCAATTTGTAACCAAATTTAGTAGATGTAAATCAGGGAGAAGCCATACATACCGCCCCAGCGAAAATCAAGAAGGCGTAAATGTAACCAATCCATGATGGATCCCCTCTTTGCATTGACTGCAGCTCAAAAACAAGAGAATTATGAAGTGAAACACAATAACTACTTTGTATAATTCAAGTAAAAATATGTCATGAAAGGTTTAATTTCACATTAAGATTGGAGAAGCTTAGATAGAGAAAAAGTTGATTGAATTATGGCACGAGCCTTCTCATTGCTATTACTCAAACAAGTATGAAATGTATGTTTGCGAATGATAGCTTATATGTTTTTCTATATCTCCATGAATGTAGGAACTTGTGAACTTTTGATATATACACATACTCATACACAATAGGAGAAGATGAGAatccttaaataaaaatagaaaagagaaACTAAGGTGACGTTTGGTTGGAAGGAATGAAAACataagaataggaatgggaatgggaatgggaatgggaatgagaatagaaataggaatagaatggaataaaatttaaaatgcataaaaaaaattgataaaaaaactattaaatttgCGCTCATCATGCATTGAAATAATCTTTTCTTtcatttcaaaatggaattgTCATTCCTCTAAAATGGTAGAAAAATCATTCTATTAGAATGACATTCAACACTTTAATATACAACCAAACAAAGAAATGGAATGGAGattgtttcctttcctttccatttcatttcattacctccaaccaaatgcCTGGCAACTACTTACCTAATATGCAAGAGGGTCACTATTTAATTACACAAAGGGACAACTAAAAAAGTGAATCTAaattaattacaattgattTTCTCATTAGCTATTATTGACTCTAGTGCAACATGGACCATTTaggaaaatattaaaatttcaatttttaaatatatttaaggtATTTCATGTGATAATGATAAAAGCAAATATAGTTGTTTTGAAAAAGAGACAAAAGTCACGTTTTCATGAGTAACCTTCTCCCAAATATATAGAGAAAACCAACAATGTGTTGTACAAAATGCAAACAAAAacacagaaaataaaagaaacatgATTAGTAGAGAAAACTTCTCCCATTCTCTACAAAGATCTAAGAAAACCTGAATTGTGGTAGCAAATAGTGAAACAAACAAAAGAAGTGTTTTATTTAGTAAGAAAGTTTAAGTTTGAGGTACTTGTAAAAGGAAAGGAACTAACCTGTAGTAGCTTACTCAAAACAATGGGCCCCACAAACTGAAATAGATCCCACGCAATCTACAAGGAGTTTAGAATCAAGTTAGAAAGATTTCAGTCATCATTCATCAAACTTAAACATGAGAATGGTTTTACTAAGAGAAATTTGCTGAAAATTTCACTTTTCTTATACTAAGACACCAAATtttttacttatgataaaaGTACTTGAATGGtactttttcttgtattttgttGGCCCTTTTCTTCCACTTTGTTAAACTGCTACCTCACTTTGACTCTCATATTAAGCCGTCACGGTTTTGTTTTTGGCCACCTTCCCGAAAAGTCTCATATTAGTGAAGAAGGTGGAACACTTATATTCAAGACAACTCTTGCTTATATCCAAAAAGTCTCTTAAAcctttggctctgataccacttgtcTGGTCCTATTTTTCGACCTTGTTAGGCCACTACCTCACCTTGAGTCTCATATTAGTATGATATTGTCTGTTTTGGGCCTAAGCCCTTATGGTTTTGTTTTTGGGCACCTTCCTAGAAGGCCTCATACTAATAGAGAAAGTGTGGAACACTTATATCTAAGACAACTGTTGCCTATTCTTCCAATATGGGACTTGAGTTGATACCCCAACATATTTCAATAGTAAATCATTAAGTTTGATTTTAATGATCATTTGTTAGTTTACTGCGGCAAcgagaaatgttaaaaggttacttttattattgttattagtgtaattaagcatcgggtaataattattatagaatatcgTTAACCAATTAGAAAGTGTCGTGGTGCAATATGTATTATGTATTAGTACTTTCACAAAGTATAGGTACTTTAATCAtaaatttagtttatttattatttggaaTACCGTTTAggattaaatttctaattttattttaatacaaaatttattttattttatttttaaatcaatgaaaaagttatttattttcatattttaaagtatattataaataatgttatggaaaaaaacaattaaagtTTTTCTTAAaggcaaaaaataaataatagaatgtTAATACAATTGTAActatttacaccccaaaaatttttaaacacaccctattttaataattttaattttatataaaatttatatttataattgtattaaaaaaatttcaacttttttcttccaattcatattcttaaaaaatatacatatcaaacaaaattaaattatattttatatattatgacaaaaaattaaaataaaaaattatataaaattttcttagaaaaaaataaaaatatatatacatgaattagaaaaaattatgaaaataaaattaaaataagtattgaaattaacataaaataatgtgagaaaaaaatttaaaaaaaaatattaagagtaatttttaaaaattatttaagtttatattttttgataatggagtgtatttataattttatggggtGCAAATAGAGCtcccctatttttttttatattttaagatatgaaaatttcaaattatttatatttaaaattaaaatactaaaataattttgattCATTGTGAAAATGAtgtgatatatattataaatgaaaataattattttgatttaatttatattttttttaggaaacAAAATGCATCTTCACAtttttgaaacaaaaaaaaaaaagtggtattttttaaTTCAGAAATGGTGTTTGTGAAATGTAAATATCTAAAATGAAGAACTCATACCattcatttattttgatttgagatcatttattataatttttaaatttgtatTTCGATTTCCCATTTATAAATCttaaaataatcataataaaatCCAAGGAATAAGCTTATTACCCTGAAAACACCTGCAAACCAAAACCTGCATGCATACAACCATttatgaaaattaaattatcttttACTAACAAACTAATCAAAAGGCattatattatgaaaattaaaagTCAATACCTTGCTCCAATGCTATTATTAAGAGCTCTTAAAAGCCATGGATTGGATCTCTGAGATTCTTCAGCCCAACATTTTTGGAACCTGAAAAAGCCACAGCAACCATAATGCATATAGCAGCAAAgggaaattttcatttttatgttttttttttttgaaaaaaaaaagaaaaaaaaaaaaaagaaaaattattgtgtggaaaaaattcaaaaaaaaaataataattaaagaaatatgGAAATAAAACAGTTAAGGTTACTCTTAGAGTCCATAGGAGTAACTAGTTACCTCCCTGAACTAATCAATTACCTTATACTATTTTCCAATACATCTTAActttttttcataaaataacttttttgaagaaaaaaaaaaactattatatttgcaaaatagtataaaaacccataaaatatgtaatttttaatataataaaggaGTATCTTGATGCcattatgaaaaaatttattagtaaaataactttacaaaaaatattatcaacaaaataattttttatggtCACAGAACAGAAATGATTATAAATTACACTGTGCGACCATAAACGACTATTATTATTGCAAAATAATCATAGATTTACACTGTGCAAGTATCATAGTCGCATAAAGTAAATTAAGTGtggttattttgtaaattttaatatttcaaataGTTAGTTTGACAAATTTCACATAATAAAAGCATAAGAGATAAAGAGATAAATGAAGCCAACTTGTTAATTAGAGTCTCAGTTTGATCCCATGTATCTAAGTGCCAAACATCCTTTTCAGTGAGGGGTTTTTTGTAGCCTTTCTTCATGAGTGGATTCAACCATCCAAAATAGATGACTGAAAGTGTTTCATGATGTCAGTACgaaaaaaaagaacaagaagaagaatcTGAACACAATTCGAATTCGATCATGAAAATTTTGTAGTGAATAGATAATCTCTTTTAACtaataaaaatttgttaagacACTGAAACCACTTGTTCCAATAAGGCCAAGCTTAAACAAACTACTTACTAGAGAGTACATTAGCATGCCTTTCTGGACAAACTTGTTCTCTTCCATCAGCTAGTTTTTCGTATTCATCGTTGTCAAGAGACTCGGTTTGAATTACATTATAACCAGGATAAGGATCCAAGTTGGGAAGGTATATGATCAGAAGAGCTCCAAATAAAGCCTACATGATAATCATgataacatagatatttacATGAAaaagttgaaattgttgataGTTAAGTTATAGAAGAAAATTTTGGTATGAGGAGGAACAAACCTGGAAAATCACCTTTCCTATGTAGATATACATTGTATGTCTACAAGAGTGAAGATTAAACAGCTATAaacatgtatattttttttatataagacAAGAAagaatacatattcataattttGAATGGTTTCTAACCCAATATAAGTTCATTCTTTCCATACACATGTTGAAATATTAAACAAAAAACAGAATGAAAATCTCTAAAAAAAAGTTCTTTTTCTTCCTTATTAGTAGAAAGGACTAGTTATTCAGATAATAACTATGTATCATTtcctataaattaaaataagaagaGTAATTTACagtataaatacctaagtttaacctgtgattgcaaataaatacctaagtttactttttggcggtaataatacttaagttatatttctgaaACTCTGTAGATACCTGACCGTTAATGTTAAGTTATTATCtacgtgtcattttcttattggtatatttaaactaattttttaaaaaaataaaaattttaatgacTTTGACCAATCAAGAATTGTCACgtggcaatttacttaacaTCTAATAGTCAAGTACTTCCAGAAGTTCCAGAATTATATCTTAGTTATTATTAtcgtaaaaaattaaacttaagtatttatttgcaactgggAATTAAACTTAGGTAGTTATATCACAAATTATTCAAATAAGAATTATTTCTTGCAAAGTCTAGTTTATTCCTTGAATGAGAGATGAACTAACCCAATGTAGTAGTCCTTGGCTGAAAGGACAAGATTGAGGAGCACAGCATCTGCTACCAACACATAAATGATTCCAAACCTTACATACCATCGAAATTCCCGGATGTAAGCTTTAGTTTCCAGTCCAATCATAACAAAAATGGAACtccaagaaagaaattcaatGATCAAAGATAGTATCtgtgagaaagaaagaagaaaaaaagtaagTTTGTTTTCAAGTTTTGGCAATCCACATTAGTCTCTATGCACTATATAATCACTCTCACATAGCTACAACATGTTTTGATTACACTAACAATTCTTAGTCAactttaattaaacacaaaccCCATGAAAAATCAagatgaaaagaaaagaaaacccaCCTCAAAAGGAGCCAAACCAGAGTGAACAGTCAGGTTAAAGAGTGAAATACCCTTTAACAACCTCAGTAATGGGTCAACAGTACAATAAGCAGCCATAAGACCCAACAAGTAATTGTAGTAATTTGAGGTCAATAGAAACCTCTGTGCCTTGGAATTCTTGCTCATAATTAGCCATATTCTATACACACATAGGCCCAAAAGAACCAAATGAGAAGTAGAAATGACTAGAGACTCAATTGCACAAGGTGTGTAAGAACCTAAAGCACTCTCTACTATTTTTCCCCATACCCCATAAGCTACAGGCTTACAATACCAACTCAGTAGCTCAAATCTCATATTTGGTTCTGCAATAAGAAACAATCTAGAAAAGAACACTAGTGAGATTTCTTTTAGCAAACAAAGTCTTAAACATACCCAGTTcacttttttagatttaaatgAAGAGAAAAACCAAATAGTAAGAAGAACAAGTGAATGTGTTAAATGGGTTGAAGAGGAATATAAAGGAAGGAAAGTGTTGGATTCAAATATTTTCAGGTGTTGACTTCCAAAAGAAACAAGGGTAGACAAAGCTTTACATCAGTCAGCgggaaattttaaaatatagtttatAGTTGAATATTCCACACACCtcacaaaataacaaaagagaACAATTGCACATGACAATTAAgagtctttttttatttatttatttatgagaaTAATTGTTGTTAACTAGGAATTAGGATGCAAGTGGTGTCAACCTAATTATAATTAAgtctttttttctatttaataaaattgcaAGTTGAAAATCATGTCATTGCcccttttgaaaaaaaaaacaaattcttcatatttattttgaaaatataaaataaaaaaagactgAAGTCAAATGTGCTGGACCAACCTCCACTAAGTTTATTAAAATTCCTTGCATTTGACGAACTCGAAATTTTTCCTAAATGGGAGCTTAATTGTCAAAAGATAATATTTGGGTCTACTTTAAATTCATTTTGTagtataattatcaaatttaaaaataaataatatttaattatttttaatgtaatttttttattggccTGTTAGCCACCACTACCATAAAGTGACACTAGATATAAATTAAATCATGTAAGACttaatactaattattattaatatcaaATCTAAATCTTATTTTGTTCAGATCTCAAGCGTCTTTACACTATCTAAatcttattttatttggatCTCAAACGTCTTTACAGCATCTAGTACCATATCTCtaatactatgttaaaaaatatgagattctatttcaaaatcaATTGATGATAAGTAGAGTAACTtatattcttatatatggctcaatatttttcatttaattcatGTAAAACAATGTTTTCCACTACTATCAagttttacttatttattgtgtttgtaatttttatgaaatcagGTCTTATATATACCTTTATATctctttttcttaattaatacaaagtagtttcttttcaaaaaaagaagACGAGTACACTTTTGAGCTCCAAGCACAGGATACTATCAAGATATGCCACACTATTTAATTTGATGTAACTCCAATTCTTTCGGAAACAGTAATATCTTTGGCGCAATAAAAAAAGGAGTTGAGCCGTATCATCTTGACTTGGTTCTGaacttctctattttttttaagaataccGAGTCGGGCTCTTCTCTTACCCGTATTGAATAGAACATGCTGAGCCAAATCTTCTTCACGTAAAACCTATTTTATTTAGATCAGGAAAATCGTACGGTTTTATGAAACCATGTGCTATACTTTAAGATATGCCAcactatttaatttttcttcttttcaaaaatacaaaTTCATGTATACACTATCAAGTATATGATAACATGAAATGAAACTTTGTCTTTCAAAATGAATTTGGAACTATCTAATGCTTATACCACTCCAAGTAGTGATGCTTTTCGAAACTTTGGACCTTGGACTGGAAGATACTGAAACCTGATTCAAATTCAAGATATTCCCAGTAAACACCAGATCTATCAGGGAGAaaacaaacaataataatattcaaaagaataaaaaaaacatacttGTCCATTGCTGCCAAAATTTCATTCATGATATGAGGGCCAATTCTCTTGTCTGTACACAATTTCTGCATCTTCCTTTATGACTTGTGTCTGTTCCCACAAAATTACAATGAACATTAGGAGTAAATAATTTGATAAGAAAGGCTTTCCACACCAAGATAATACTTGAATAAAGAAGAGACATAAGATGAGTAATAGGATTTCCAGATTCTGATTCCTAAACAAAAATCCAACCAGCAGACCTTGCATGAGCTGAACAAATAAGTAACGACAATGCACAATTCAAATATTGATCAAAAATCCCATGCAAGTACTAGTGTGGTGGAAggggtttttcaaaaaaatcacaaaaaattaTGATATATTTCCCTGGATAAAGTAGGAAGCTAAAGAAAAACAGTTCATTAACAGGGGAGAAGGGCAAATATACATCGCCCTGTATATGAAGCTCGTGAGAAAGGCTACCATAGGCTCAAAACTAATAACAGATTTTCATGGTATAGCGAAAGAAACGTGTAACGTTGAGATCACTTACAGGTATCAAGTCAAGGGCATGCAGCACAGCAGTGCACCTTCTCATATCTTGCAAAAGCAAAAGCTGATCCGCATAAGATGTTGTCAAGTACCTATAAGAATATGCAATTCATTGTACCATGTCTTCAAAAACTATAACAAAATTCACCACTCTCATGTCTCATCAAGTTCCATTGTTAGAGATTGTAAGATTATACTGCATACTACATTACAGTCCAATAATCATATACAAATCtaagaattttttaataaatacttACAGATGCATTGACAATCCATGAACTTGTTAAACATATGCAAGTGTTCCTCTCATAACAACATCGAAAGTCCATGACGTTTTACACTACCTGATAATAGATTGCTGCATAAAACAAAAGCAAAGAGTGGCATTATGGCCAGCGAGGGCATAGTGCTGACAAAGTCTACCAAAATGAATGTAGAAAGCAATTTTGAAACTTGGTTCAGAAACATATTCACAAATGGAGCAACATTCCGATCAATATCACCGTGATCCTTTAAATATCTATTCATAGTCCACCCAAGGGGATGAGTATGGAAGAAAACCAACGGAGCTCTTAACATAAGACATTGTACATAAAGAATAATATACTTCACTCATCAATAGGGTTTTTTTTACAAACATGTATATCACTTTACAAACCAAAAATAACATGATAAATTTGAAACTAAACTGACTTTTATCTGCAGCAAATAAGATTATACAagtatagaaaaggaaagtaaaACTACCACGTAAGTATTCCAATGAAGTGAGACGCTCAAGTTTGATTAGGAAGTTGTGCAAACGTTCCCACATTTGGATCACAACCACCAACCATCATTTTCTTGTAAATTGCGTAGGCATGGTCTTGATTCCCTGATGTGCTGTAGGCTCGAATGAGAGCATTGTAGGTGAAAACATCAGGTTCAAAGCCCTTAAGTTGTAGTTCTTCATACATACTCCCTGCTTCCTCTACCATTCCAGCAATCCCAAGACTAAGAATTAGTGAGTTGTATGTGTAAAGATCAGGAAAAATTCCTCTGCTTCGCATTTCGGCGTAGAGAGATAGAGCTTCTTCAACCCTTTGTGATCTTCCAAGTGCATTAAGCAAAAGGTTATAACAAACTGAATCAGGACTAAGGCCAGCCTGCTTTAGTTCGTCAAAGTAATACAGAGCACCATCAATTTTTCCTAAAAGGCAGAAAGAATCCACAAGAATCGTGTAAGACTTTAAGTCCGGTCTTATTCCTTCTTTAACCATTCTTTCAAACAACAGACAGGCTGTTTCTACATCTCCTGCTTTCCCATACCCATTTATAAGAATATTGAAAATCGCACAATTAGGCTTGCATCCATATTCTACCATTTCCTCAAAGAAAAGCATTGCTTCTTCATGTCTTCCTGACTTGAAAAGTCCATCAATGAGAGGTCCATATGTACTAGGAGAGGGAGAGAAATCACGACCTACGCAATCATAGTAAAAACCAATAGCCTTATCCACGCTATTAAATTTCACTAAACTGGAAATGAGTATATTATAAGTGACTGTGTTAGGCTTGCAACCCCTACTACACATCTCTTCATATAATCCAAAGAGTTCAGTAATTTTCCCAGACTTCCCATGTGCATCGAGTAATAAGTTATAGGTGAAAGCATCAGGGGTACAACCAACCCTTTTCATTTCATTGAAAAGATCCCAAGCCTTGTCAGTAATATGAACTCTAAGAAGCCCTTCAATCAAACAGTTGAATGATTCCAAAGTAGGCTTTAATCCTAAAGTCCTACAGAATTTTTCAAACAAATATTCTGCATGAAGAGCTTTCTTACACTTACACAACACCCTTATTAGAGGTACAAGTACAGAGTCATCCAGGCAAATTTTATCGGATACTAGCTTTTCAACAAATAAAATGACTGTATCAGTGTCAGCTTCAACCAGTGTCCCTCCAATCAAATCTTCCCAAAAGGGCCCGTCTACGTGAACCCCAACCTGGTACACAAAGCTCTTGACGATCTTGAATGCATCCTCAATCCGGCCAGCCTTTATGACACCCGGAATGATGGTGAACATAGTTACATGATCAGGATATAGAGATTTCTTCATCTGATGGAAAAACCAAAATGCATCATTAACTCTGTTTTCTTTGATTAATCCATAAATGATGGTGTTGTAAGTAAAGACATCAGGACGGCAGTTCATTGTTGACATTTTACAAAGCATTTCCAATGCAAATGGCACTTCATCATTCTTACAAAGGCAATCCAGGACAGTGTTAAAAGTTATTGTGTTTGGAGGACAGCCGTGCTCTACCATACTCTCAAATATTTCAATTGATTTTTGGACTTGGCCTTCTTTCCTTAAACCAGCAAGCAATGTGTTGAAGGTCACAACTGAAGGAGTGAGCCTCATGTCTTTCAGCCTATAAAACATTTGCCATGCTTCGTCAAATCGGTCAGCCTTGTAAAGCATGTCAATTAAAGAATTAACTATGATTACATCAGGTTCACACCCTTTCTCAACCATATCAGAAAGTAACTTAATGGCTTCATCTACCCTCCCTACCTTACTATAGCATCGCATCATCAGGTTGTAAGTTACCGAATTAGGAGTAAGCCCACTAATTTTCAGGCCATCAAAAATTTCTTTTGCTTCTTGAATTCTACCTGCTTTAGCAAGACTATATAAAGAAGCATTGCAAGCTACAATATTTGGCACGATGCCTTTACTTTTCATCTGCTCAAAGGTCTCAATAGCTTTGACAGAATTACCTGACTTTCCATGGTAATCAATGAACAGGATGTATGTATAAGCTGTAGGCATGACACCCAGGGATTCCATATTACCAAAAAGTTTTAGAGCCTCATCCAATCTACTTTCCCTTAGTAGTCCCCCAATCAAGGTGTTGTAAGTATGAAGATTTGGTGAGATCCCTTTCTCCTTCATGTCATCAAGAGTATCAAATGCTTTGTCAACATTACCTCTTTTGCATAAAGCATTGATAAGAATGGTGAATGTAACTACATCAGGTGCATAACCATCAGATTCCATTTCATCCCAAATTTCTTTTACAGTTTCCAACTCTCCACAATCACTTAACTTGTCCAACAAAGTAATGTAAGTTACCCGATCAGGTTTGTGACGGCTAGCT
This region of Cannabis sativa cultivar Pink pepper isolate KNU-18-1 chromosome 7, ASM2916894v1, whole genome shotgun sequence genomic DNA includes:
- the LOC115697402 gene encoding pentatricopeptide repeat-containing protein At4g31850, chloroplastic, with amino-acid sequence MGLLVVCSTSVYCGSFSYTCAFTETVVASSIHSELFKRRSSGNLKVWTCGHLGNRLKVRKNRMGLCGFVMKLPKEGVELLKDKKKVVKSSEEVMRILKSSKDPNSSFSYFMVVAGLPNVVHTTETCNYMLEVLMNHKRVEDMAAVFDFMQKKIVNRNLNTYLAIFKGLYIRGGIRQAPAALEKMRKAGFVLNAYSYNGLIYLLLQSGFCREALKVYNRMVMEEMKPSLKTYSALMVAFGKRRDTQTVMGLLEEMEHLGLRPNIYTFTICIRVLGRAGKIDEAYAVLKRMDEEGCGPDVITYTVLIDALCNAGKVDNAKALFVKMKASRHKPDRVTYITLLDKLSDCGELETVKEIWDEMESDGYAPDVVTFTILINALCKRGNVDKAFDTLDDMKEKGISPNLHTYNTLIGGLLRESRLDEALKLFGNMESLGVMPTAYTYILFIDYHGKSGNSVKAIETFEQMKSKGIVPNIVACNASLYSLAKAGRIQEAKEIFDGLKISGLTPNSVTYNLMMRCYSKVGRVDEAIKLLSDMVEKGCEPDVIIVNSLIDMLYKADRFDEAWQMFYRLKDMRLTPSVVTFNTLLAGLRKEGQVQKSIEIFESMVEHGCPPNTITFNTVLDCLCKNDEVPFALEMLCKMSTMNCRPDVFTYNTIIYGLIKENRVNDAFWFFHQMKKSLYPDHVTMFTIIPGVIKAGRIEDAFKIVKSFVYQVGVHVDGPFWEDLIGGTLVEADTDTVILFVEKLVSDKICLDDSVLVPLIRVLCKCKKALHAEYLFEKFCRTLGLKPTLESFNCLIEGLLRVHITDKAWDLFNEMKRVGCTPDAFTYNLLLDAHGKSGKITELFGLYEEMCSRGCKPNTVTYNILISSLVKFNSVDKAIGFYYDCVGRDFSPSPSTYGPLIDGLFKSGRHEEAMLFFEEMVEYGCKPNCAIFNILINGYGKAGDVETACLLFERMVKEGIRPDLKSYTILVDSFCLLGKIDGALYYFDELKQAGLSPDSVCYNLLLNALGRSQRVEEALSLYAEMRSRGIFPDLYTYNSLILSLGIAGMVEEAGSMYEELQLKGFEPDVFTYNALIRAYSTSGNQDHAYAIYKKMMVGGCDPNVGTFAQLPNQT